CGAGCGAACCATTCGGCACAGTGTCTGCGCGAGCGCGCCTACTGAGCGCTAGCGAGGTGGAGTCGTGAGCGGTCTGGGACGCGTAGTCCGCGCGGGCGTGGCCCGCCGCCGGGCGGCCGCGGTGGTCACCTGCCTGTCGACGCTCGCGGCCACGGCCGCCGCTGTCGCCGCGGCGGCGATGATGATCGCCTCGGCTCAGCCGTTCGAGCACGCGTTCTCCACACAGAACGGCGCGCACCTGACCGCCACGTTCGACGGCACGACGGCTGCGGCCGCCCAGTTGGCTGCCACCGCGCACGCCCACGGCGTCACCGCCAGCGCTGGGCCGTTTGCCGAGACCACCGCGACCATGAAGGTGCAGACGCCGGACAACCTGACGGCGAATCTGCCCGACGTGGCGATTGTCGGCCGGGCACAGGCGGGCGGAGCGGTCGATGACGTGACTCTGATTTCAGGGCACTGGGTCACTGGTGCCGGACAGATCGTGCTGTCTTCGGACATCGTTTCGGTGCCGCTCGGCACCACGGTCCAGTTTCCCGGCGCTCCCGGCGAGCCGAATCTGACAGTGGTCGGATACGCGCAGTCGGTGACTAAGACGGCTGATGCCTGGGTGGAGCCGAGCCAGGCCTTCGCGCTGGCGGCCAAGGGCACGCCGCCGACCTACCAGATGCTTTATCGCTTCGCTCAGGCCGGCACCGACGCGCAGATTCTGGCCGACCGGGCCGCCGTCACCGGCATGCTGCCGAAGAACGCACTGATCGGCTCCGTTTCGTACCTGTCGACGCAGATCCAGGCCCAGCGCAGCATCGGTCCTTTCGTGCCCTTCATCGTGGCGTTCGGCGTGCTCGCACTGGCCACGGCGGTGCTGATCATCACGAACGTGGTGGGTGGCGCGGTGGGCGCGGCGCTGTTCAAGATCGGCGTGCTCAAGGCGATCGGCGCCACGCCGGGGCAGGTCGTGCGTGCATACGCGCTGATCGCCTTGCTGCCCGCAGCCGTCGGCGTGGTGCTGGGGGCGGTGCTGGGCAACGTGATCGCCAGTCCGCTGCTGCACAACGCCGAGGTGGCCTACAACACCGGCGCTCTGGGCGTGCCGTTCTGGGTCGATCTCGCTGTGCCGGTCGCCGCGCTCGCGCTGGTGGGCCTGTGCGCGCTGGTTCCGGCGCTGCGGGCGGGTCGCATGTCCTCGACGGCGGCCCTCGCCGTCGGGCGTGCACCGCGTTCCGGGCGAGGTCGGTTCGCGCGACGGCTGCTGGCCGGGTTGCCTGTCCCGCAGCCGGTCGGCCTCGGTCTGGGCGCTCCGCCGACCCGTCCAGCCCGGTACCTGTCCATCACCGCGGCGCTCGTCTTCGGCACCATGGCGCTGACGTTCGCCGTCGGGCTGCGCGACTCGCTCAGCGGCGTCGACACGGGCCTGCATCAGGCGCGTCGTGCGGATGTCAATGTTCTGCTCGGCGGAGGGGAATCGAGCGGCCCGGCCAAAGCCGGGGTGGTGAAGGCCGGTGGCGGCGGGAGTGCGGGCGCGGCGGACATCACGGCGGTCGAGGCGGCCATTGCGAAGGCCGACGGCACCGCGAGCTACTACGGCATGACAGAGGACGATGTCACCGTGATCGGATCGAGCACCTCGGTCAACGCGAAGCTCTACGACCATGATGCCGGCGGCCTGTATCAGATGATCGCAGGGAGCTGGTATACCGGGCCGGATCAGGTGGTGGTGCCGACGCGCTTCCTCAGCTCCACCGGCACGCACATCGGTGATCAGATCACCCTGGCCTACGACGGCCGGCGAGTGCGGGTGCGCATCGTCGGCGAGGCGCTCGACGCCTTGTCCGGCGACGGTCTGGAGGTGATCGCCGACGCGAACACGTTCATCGGCACCGAGCCGAGCCAGTTCGGCATCACGCTCAAGCCCGGCACGAATGCGAACACGTACATGCAGTCGCTCAATGACGCGATCGGCAGCCACAACGCGTACGCCAGCGGCAATGCGCAACGCGAGGACGATCCGACCATCCTCGCCATGGACGCCCTCGCCGCGGCGCTGACCCTGCTCGTGGTCGGCACGGCCGGGCTCGGGGTGTTCAACACGGTGATGCTCGAGCTGCGCGATCGGGTACGGGAACTCGGCATCTACAAGGCCATCGGCATGACGCCGAAACAGACGGTTGCGATGGTGCTCAGCTCGACGGTGTCCGTGGGGATCATCGCCGGGGTGCTGGGCGTGCCGGCCGGGATCGCGTTGCACCACTTCGTGATCCCGGTCATGGGCCACGCGGCCGGGACCGACCTGCCGCCGGTCGACCTCAACGTGTTCGGCGGTCTCGAAGACGTCTTGCTCGTCCTCGGCGGCGTGGCGATCGCGGTTCTGGCGGCCATGATCCCGGCCGGCTGGGCCGCGCGGCTGCGGACGGCGACGGCGCTGCGCACCGAATAGGCCCGGTCGCTCTTCAGCGGCGGCGAGATCGTCGGGTGCCCCCTCGGCTTACACCGTCTCGGCAAGCCTGGGCAGGAAGTACTCCCAGCCCTCGAGGTGCCCTTCGATCTCGCCTTCGCGCGGCGTCACCGCGGCTCCCGGACGAGGCCCGTGCCGCAGCGCGAGCGTCGTCCCCCCGGAGCCGGGTGGCGCGGAAACCGTGACCGTCACCAGGAATCGGCCGGCCAGGTCCAACTCGTGCGCCCAGCCCCAGGTGAAGGCGAGGCGTTCACCGGGCTGGTAGGACTCGACGACGCCGTTCATGGTCTGCCCGAGCGGGGCGAAGTGCACCCGGTAGACGCCGCCCGGCTGCAAGTCGGTGCTCAGCTCGCCGGGCCACCACTTCCTGAGCGTGGCCGGCTCGGTGAAGGCGGAGAGCGCCGCTTCCGGTGTCCGGCCCGGCAACGCGAGCACGGCCACCACCTCGGCGCCGTCCCGGGTGATCGTGAGCTCCGTGGTGTCCGAGGACATCCCGACCCTCCTGCCCCTGGTGGACGTTCGATGCCCAGCATGCTATCCGCCACCGTACGCGACCGCTGGCGAAACACGCGCGGATCGCGCCACTCCGTGCGCGTCTTGCGCTCCGGTCGGAGCGGGACAGACTGGGCACTGTGACGGCTGCGGCTCACGATCTTCGGGAGGGCGGGTCCATGGCGGTGGGCGAGACGGGCGGCGCCTGGCCGCTGCTCGGGCATGGTCCGGCGCTCTACCGGCGGCCGCTCGGATTCCTCGAATCCCTGCCTGCGCACGGGAAACTCGTGCGCATCCGGATGGGGCCGCGACCGGTCGTCGTGGTCTGCGATCCCGAGCTGACCGATCGGATGCTGCGCGAGGACCAGGTCTACGACAAGGGTGGCCCGCTGTTCGAGAAGGCCGCGAGAGCATGGGCAACGGGCTGGTCACGTGTCCCCACGCGGACCACCGCCGCCAGCGCCGACTGTGCCAGCCGGCCTTCCATCCGGCCCGGCTCGACGGCTACGCACCGGTCATGGCCGACCAGCTGGCCACGCTGACCGACGCCTGGCGGGACGGCGAGCCGGTCGACGTGATGGCCGCGCTCTACGGCCTGACCGGGCGCATCGCCGGGCACGCGGATGTCGAAGCGCGGCTGCACAAGGAGATCGACAGCGTCCTGGGCGGACGCGCGCCGGTCGTCGCGGACGTGCCGGACCTGCCGTACACGGCCCGGATCATCACCGAGACGCTCAGGCTCTACCCGCCGGGCTGGTTCTTCACCCGGAGCACCGCAGTGGACTGCGAACTCGTCGGCGCGCACCTGCCGGCGGGAACGATCGTGGCCTACAGCCCGTACCCGATCCACCGGCTGCCCGGGCTCGATCCCGACCCCGGCCGCTTCGATCCGGACCGGTGGCAGGGCCCTGACGGCGCTGCGGCCGAGCCCGCCGCCCGGGGCGCCTTCATCCCGTTCGCGGCCGGGCGGCGTAAGTGCATCGGCGAGGATTTCGCCTCGGCCGAAGCGGTCCTCGCCCTCGCCACCCTCGCGAACCGCTGGGTGCTGTGCCCGGCGCCGGGCGCGCGCGTGCGGCCCAGCGTCGGCGCGACCATGGCGCCGCGCGATCTGCGGATGATCCCGAGCGCGAGGTGACCGGCCGGACAGGGCCTAACCGAGGCTCGGGTTCCAGGTGAACTGGGCGTTCGGGATCAAGCCGCGGTTGTCCGGCGGCGGCGTGGCGCCGACGGGGTAGAGCGCGAAGTCCACGTCGTCCGGCGGGATGGAGGCGCTGGCCCCGGGCGCGACGACGACGTCGAGGCCTTCGCCCGCGTTCCAGTAGACGGCGTCCTGGTCGGTCGAGTTGTTCACCACGCTGGCCGCGGTCAGGTTCGCGATCCGGAAGTCGGTGCCCTCGGGCCGGCTGTCACCGGTCACCACGACGATGCCGGCGCCGGTCTCCTTGGCGCCGGTGAAGAAGGCGGTGTTGCCCAGGTGGCTCGCGGCCAGTTTGGCCGCGGTGGCCCTGACCGCGGCCGCCGGGCCGGTGGCGGCGTAGTAGCCGTTGCTCTCCTGCACGGTCAGGCCGCCGAACTCGAACGAGCCGGGCGACGGCGCGCGGGTGGACGCAGCCGGTGTCGCGGACGTGGCCGAGGCCGCCGTGGACGTGCCGAGCACGGCGGCGGCCGCGGTGGCCGCGGCGGTGCCGAGACCGAGAGCGAGGCGAAGTGCATGCATGGGCTGACACTCTTTCCGAAGGGTACGCGCGGCCCGTGGGTGCCGGGGCCCCTCGACTCTGTCAACGCATTGACCGGCGCGCAAGCTCGCCGGGCCCCGTTCACCCGATCGGCCGGGACTGCGCCAGGCCGTGTCAGGACTCTGCGGCTCCGGGCGTGGTCTGCCGGATCTGGCGCAGGAATTCCGCGTTGTCGCGGGTGTGGCGCATCCGCTCGATCAGCAGCTCGGTCTGCCCGCCCGGCTGCGCGGCGAGCACGCGGCGCAGCCGTCGCGCGGCGTCGAGCTCCTCGGCCGGCAGCAGCAGCTCCTCCCGGCGGGTGCCGGAGCCGGGCAGGTCGATGGCCGGGAACACGCGGCGGTCGGCGAGCGCGCGGTCGAGGCGCAGCTCCATGTTGCCGGTGCTCTTGAGCTCTTCGAAGTAGTAGTCGTCCGCGCGCGAGCCGGTGTCGATCAGCGCGGTGGCGAGGATGGTGACGGAGCCGGCCTCCTCGAGGTTGCGGGCCGCGCCGAACAGCTGCTTGGGCCGGCCCACGGAGGCCGCGTCGACGCCGCCGGACAGCGTGCGCCCGCCGGGCTTGGCGTTGGTGTTGTGCGCCCGGCACAGCCGGGTGAGCGAGTCGAGCAGGATGACCACGTCGGTGCCGAGCTCGGCGAGCCGTTTGGCCCGCTCGACGGCGAGGTCGGCGATCGCGGTGTGCTCGTGCGCGGGCCGGTCGAAGGTCGAGGCGATGACCTCGCCGCCGACCGTGCGGCGCATGTCGGTGACCTCTTCGGGGCGCTCGTCGAGCAGCACGACCATGAGGTGGCATTCGGGGTGGTTGCGCTCGATCGCCTGGGCGATCGACTTGAGCAGCTGGGTCTTGCCGGTCTTCGGCTGGGCCACGATCAGGCCGCGCTGGCCTTTGCCGATCGGGGCGAGCAGGTCGATCATCCGGTTGCCCGGGGCGCCGGGGCCGGTCTCCAGCCGCAGCCGCTCGCGCGGGTGCAGCGGGGTGAGGTCGGCGAAGCGCGGCCGGTCGGCGAGCGCGTCGACGGGGCAGCCGTTGACGAAGTCGATCCGGGCGAGCGGGCTGGCCTTGGCCTGCGCGCCGCTGCGGCCGGGTCCGGTGGCCGGCGCGGCGGCGCCGTCGACGAGGTCGCCGGTGCGCAGCCGGTGCCGGCGGATCAGGTCGGCCGGCAGGTAGTGGTCGTGCGGGCCGGGCAGGTAGCCGCCGACCCGCAGGAAGCCGTGCTGGTCCTGGAGTTCGACCAGGCCGCTGACCGGCTGGAGGGCCGGCTGCGCGGACGCGGTCTCGGGCGGGGTGTTCGGCGTGGCGGCGCGTCGGCGTCTCGGCGTCTGCGCGGCCACAGGGTGCTCGAGGGTGGTGGTCATGGTGGTGTCCTTCGTGTCTTGGGTCGGCGGAGACGTGCCGAGAGGGTGGGGGTGCGACGCGGCCGCCGGCGGACGAGAGGGTCCAGGGCGGGTCGGCCGGTGTCGCGGATGCCGCTTCGAATCCGCGGCGCGCGGGTCACTTGCGTGATCGTGGAGGATCGCGGTGCGATCAGGTGATCGGCCGGAGCGGACGATCATGGGAGCTTCGTTCACCGGAATGGAACATCGGTGAGAATCACGCCCCCCGCGCTTATCGAAGTATACCACCGTCGCGGCAGGTGCTAAACCGAGGGCTCGTCGACCGGCCTGAGTCGTGCCGCGGGAGCCTGCATCGGCACCCGCGGACGCTCGGTCGGCCCGCCGCGGACGCTGTGCTCGGCCATGAACCGGTAGACCTTCGCGATGAGCTGGGTGCGGTCCCTCGTGTCGAGCTTGACGAAGATGGCGTGCAGATGGTTCTTCACCGTCGACTCCGAGATGTGCAGGCTGCGCGAGATCCGCCGGTTGGAGTGGCCCTCGAGCAGGTGCCGCAGCACTTCGGCCTCCCGCCCGGTCAGGTTGGACTCGCGGGCGAAGAGCTCGAACTCGCCCTGCTCGTCCCGGGCGTCGGCCGGCGGGCCGGCGGCGTCGGCGGCCTCGTCCAGGGCGCTCGAGGACGGCAGCTCGACCAGGCGCTCGAGCTCCCGGATGGTCCGGGCCAGTTCGGCCACCCGGGCGGCGACCTCGGCGATCAGGATGCCGGCGGCCGGCGTGATGCGGGGACGGCCCTCGGCGGGCTCGACGCTCTCCAATGGTTTCCGATTCCTCGACTCGACCCACGCTCATCGCGCCAGAGCGATCAGCTCAGCACAGAGCGTAACGGCGCCGTGGAAGCGACCGCAATCGCCCGAAGGTGCGACATCCGCCCGCGTCAGGGGCGGGTCGCGGACCGACTTAGTCAGAGTTCGACTGGACGTCCGGACCCCGGCGCCCCCGATCCGCGGCGGGCCCGGCGGACTCGGCGGGCCCTGACTTGAACAGCGCGGCAGCGGTGCGCAGATCGGCTGACGCGACCTCGCAGCGCCGCGCCAACGCGGCCAGGACGGTGCCGAAGTCCGTCACCGCGCCCGCGGGCAGCTCCCCGGCCAGCGCCTCGAGCCGGGCGGCGCATGCGCGCAGGGTCTGTTCGTCGGCGGTCAGGGCGGCGCGGTCGTGCTGCGGCGGGGTCCTCATCTCACGCTCCTGGCGCACGGGCGGCCGGGCCGGCCCACCGACGGGTTCGCCACTCACTATCACAGCAGCTGAGGGGCTTCATCATGGTCCTTTCGCACTAGGCGGATCCCTTCATGGCCGACGGCGTGCGCCGGAGCTAGCGTGCTTCTCGTGTCACCGACCGAAGCCGGCGGGCCGCTGTCCGTCGCCGTGGTCGGTGTCGCCTCGCTGCTCCCCGGCTCCTCCGACGTGCGCGGATTCTGGCGCGACGTGGTGGCCGGCCGGGATCTGCTGAGCGAGGTGCCGCCGAGCCATTGGCTGATCTCCGACTATCACGACCCTGATCCCTCCGCCCCCGACCGGACCTACGCGCGCCGCGGGGCGTTCCTCTCCCCGGTCCGCTACGACCCCATCCGCTACGGCACGTCGCCCGCGGTGTTGTCGGCCACTGACACGGCGCAACTGCTCGCCCTGCCCGTCGCCGAGAGCGCGCTGCGCGACGCCACCGGGGGCGACCTCGGCCGCGTCGACGGCGAGCGGGCCGGCGTGGTCGTGGGCACCGGCGCGCTGGAGCTCCTGCTGCAGATGGCCTGCCGGATGCAGCGCCCGGTCTGGCTGAACGCGCTGCGGGAGTGCGGCGTGCCCGAGCCGGAGGCGCAGCGGATCTGCGCGAGGATCGCAGAGCATTACGTCCCGTGGCAGGAGGCGACGTTCCCGGGCCTGCTGGCCAACGTGATCGCGGGCCGAATCGCCAACCGGCTCGACCTGCACGGCGCCAACTTCGCCGTGGACGCGGCCTGCGCAAGCTCGCTGGCGGCACTCTCCTGCGCCGTGAACGAACTCGAACTCGGACGTGCGGACCTGATGCTGGCCGGCGGCGTCGACACGTTCAACGACATCACCATGTTCACCTGTTTCTCCAAGACCCCCGCGCTCTCCCCGACCGGCGACTGCCGTCCGTTCTCCGACCACGCGGACGGCACGATGCTGGGCGAGGGACTGGTGTTCTTCGCGCTCAAGCGCTTGGCGGACGCCGAGCGCGACGGCGACCGGGTCTACGCCGTGTTGCGCGGGCTCGGCGCGTCCTCGGACGGCTCGGGCAACGCGGTCTACGCGCCGGCTCCGGCGGGGCAGGCCAGAGCCCTGCGACGGGCGTACGCGCAGGCCGACTACGCGCCGCGGACGGTGGAACTGGTGGAGGGCCACGGCACCGGCACGCCCGCCGGGGACGCGGCCGAGGTCGCCGCCCTCGCCGAGGTGTTCGGCCCGGCCGAGCGGCCCTGGTGCGCCCTCGGCTCGGCGAAATCCCAGTTCGGGCACACGAAATCCGCCGCGGGCGCGGTCGGACTGCTCAAGGCGGTCCTCGCCCTGCATCATCGAGTCCTGCCACCGACGATCAAGGTGGACCGGCCCAGCGCGGCGCTGACAGCGTCATCCAGCCCTTTATACATCAACACCAAGGCGCGGCCGTGGGTGCGCGGCACGGACCATCCGCGACGGGCCGCCGTCTCCAGCTTCGGCTTCGGTGGCAGCAATTTCCATGTCACGCTCGAGGAGTACCTGCCGGGCACGAACGGCCGACATCACCCGCGGCTGAAAACCGACGCGACCGAGTCCACTCTCACCGCTGTGGACGACGGCCGCGGCGCGCCCGGCAAGGTCGCCTTCCTGTTCTGCGGCCAGGGAGCTCAGTACCCGGATATGGGCGCCGACTTGGCCATGGCGTTCCCGGCGGCGCTCAGTGCGTGGGACGAGCTCGCGACGGACCGCTACGACGGCATCGCTTTGCACGAGGTCGTGCTGCCGAGGCCGGCGTTCTCAGACCACGAACGAGCGAGTCAACGGGAGCTGCTGACCGCGACCGAGTGGGCGCAGCCGGCGCTCGCCGTCACGTGTGCGGCACAGCTGCGGCTGGTCGCGCAACTCGGCCTGCGGCCCGATTGCGTGGCTGGGCACAGCCTCGGCGAACTGGTGGCCTTGGCCGCGGCCGGATGCCTCGACGAGCGATCCCTGGTCGCACTCGCGCGACGCCGCGGCGAGCTGATGCGCGACGCTGCGGACCAGCCCGGCGCCATGCTCGCCGTCTTCGCGGACGCCAAGGAGGCCGCCGAACTCGCTGCCGACCGCGACGACGTCTGGGTCGCGAACCTCAACTCCCCGACCCAGACAGTGCTTTCGGGCACGGCGGCGGGTATCGACGAGGTCGAACGACGCGCCGAAGCCGGAGGCGTGGCGGTGCACCGATTGGCGACCGCCACGGCCTTTCACAGCCCTCTGGTATCAGCGGCGAGCGCGCCATTGCGGGAGTTCCTCGGCGCCATCGACGTGTCCGCGCCCCGCCTTCCCGTCTACGGGACCAGCGATGCGAGCCAGTACTCGAATGATCCGGACGCGGTACGTGCCCGCGTCGCCGAGCAGGTCGGCGAACCGGTGCGGTTCGTCGACCAGATCGAGGC
This genomic window from Actinospica robiniae DSM 44927 contains:
- a CDS encoding cytochrome P450, giving the protein MADQLATLTDAWRDGEPVDVMAALYGLTGRIAGHADVEARLHKEIDSVLGGRAPVVADVPDLPYTARIITETLRLYPPGWFFTRSTAVDCELVGAHLPAGTIVAYSPYPIHRLPGLDPDPGRFDPDRWQGPDGAAAEPAARGAFIPFAAGRRKCIGEDFASAEAVLALATLANRWVLCPAPGARVRPSVGATMAPRDLRMIPSAR
- a CDS encoding ABC transporter permease produces the protein MSGLGRVVRAGVARRRAAAVVTCLSTLAATAAAVAAAAMMIASAQPFEHAFSTQNGAHLTATFDGTTAAAAQLAATAHAHGVTASAGPFAETTATMKVQTPDNLTANLPDVAIVGRAQAGGAVDDVTLISGHWVTGAGQIVLSSDIVSVPLGTTVQFPGAPGEPNLTVVGYAQSVTKTADAWVEPSQAFALAAKGTPPTYQMLYRFAQAGTDAQILADRAAVTGMLPKNALIGSVSYLSTQIQAQRSIGPFVPFIVAFGVLALATAVLIITNVVGGAVGAALFKIGVLKAIGATPGQVVRAYALIALLPAAVGVVLGAVLGNVIASPLLHNAEVAYNTGALGVPFWVDLAVPVAALALVGLCALVPALRAGRMSSTAALAVGRAPRSGRGRFARRLLAGLPVPQPVGLGLGAPPTRPARYLSITAALVFGTMALTFAVGLRDSLSGVDTGLHQARRADVNVLLGGGESSGPAKAGVVKAGGGGSAGAADITAVEAAIAKADGTASYYGMTEDDVTVIGSSTSVNAKLYDHDAGGLYQMIAGSWYTGPDQVVVPTRFLSSTGTHIGDQITLAYDGRRVRVRIVGEALDALSGDGLEVIADANTFIGTEPSQFGITLKPGTNANTYMQSLNDAIGSHNAYASGNAQREDDPTILAMDALAAALTLLVVGTAGLGVFNTVMLELRDRVRELGIYKAIGMTPKQTVAMVLSSTVSVGIIAGVLGVPAGIALHHFVIPVMGHAAGTDLPPVDLNVFGGLEDVLLVLGGVAIAVLAAMIPAGWAARLRTATALRTE
- a CDS encoding SRPBCC family protein; amino-acid sequence: MSSDTTELTITRDGAEVVAVLALPGRTPEAALSAFTEPATLRKWWPGELSTDLQPGGVYRVHFAPLGQTMNGVVESYQPGERLAFTWGWAHELDLAGRFLVTVTVSAPPGSGGTTLALRHGPRPGAAVTPREGEIEGHLEGWEYFLPRLAETV
- a CDS encoding type I polyketide synthase, producing the protein MSPTEAGGPLSVAVVGVASLLPGSSDVRGFWRDVVAGRDLLSEVPPSHWLISDYHDPDPSAPDRTYARRGAFLSPVRYDPIRYGTSPAVLSATDTAQLLALPVAESALRDATGGDLGRVDGERAGVVVGTGALELLLQMACRMQRPVWLNALRECGVPEPEAQRICARIAEHYVPWQEATFPGLLANVIAGRIANRLDLHGANFAVDAACASSLAALSCAVNELELGRADLMLAGGVDTFNDITMFTCFSKTPALSPTGDCRPFSDHADGTMLGEGLVFFALKRLADAERDGDRVYAVLRGLGASSDGSGNAVYAPAPAGQARALRRAYAQADYAPRTVELVEGHGTGTPAGDAAEVAALAEVFGPAERPWCALGSAKSQFGHTKSAAGAVGLLKAVLALHHRVLPPTIKVDRPSAALTASSSPLYINTKARPWVRGTDHPRRAAVSSFGFGGSNFHVTLEEYLPGTNGRHHPRLKTDATESTLTAVDDGRGAPGKVAFLFCGQGAQYPDMGADLAMAFPAALSAWDELATDRYDGIALHEVVLPRPAFSDHERASQRELLTATEWAQPALAVTCAAQLRLVAQLGLRPDCVAGHSLGELVALAAAGCLDERSLVALARRRGELMRDAADQPGAMLAVFADAKEAAELAADRDDVWVANLNSPTQTVLSGTAAGIDEVERRAEAGGVAVHRLATATAFHSPLVSAASAPLREFLGAIDVSAPRLPVYGTSDASQYSNDPDAVRARVAEQVGEPVRFVDQIEAMYADGVRTFIEFGAGSALTGMVGQILDGRDHLAVALDQRGLPGVAAFQEALGRLAARGVPFDAGALTPAEEPAPPDERPSSGMTVELVGSNYARPYPPPGGETERAMPNNPPEQLPAPMTPVSTVVAAPVPVPAPAPAAGSDSWIGALQEIQRQTSEAHAAYQHALADGHAAYLRTSEATLSGMIAALDGAVRVPVSSRPLLPTLAPPSAPSLPAARVLPRQPSPPAPAPQPIAPPPPRPAPAPAPSPAPVIPAAPSGPDLEGVVISIIADLTGYPADILQPDMELGHDLGIDSIKRVQILARMRERVPDLPNIDPAQLAGIATIGETITFLRRHGSDREPSQSADAEGEPNQ
- the rho gene encoding transcription termination factor Rho, with product MTTTLEHPVAAQTPRRRRAATPNTPPETASAQPALQPVSGLVELQDQHGFLRVGGYLPGPHDHYLPADLIRRHRLRTGDLVDGAAAPATGPGRSGAQAKASPLARIDFVNGCPVDALADRPRFADLTPLHPRERLRLETGPGAPGNRMIDLLAPIGKGQRGLIVAQPKTGKTQLLKSIAQAIERNHPECHLMVVLLDERPEEVTDMRRTVGGEVIASTFDRPAHEHTAIADLAVERAKRLAELGTDVVILLDSLTRLCRAHNTNAKPGGRTLSGGVDAASVGRPKQLFGAARNLEEAGSVTILATALIDTGSRADDYYFEELKSTGNMELRLDRALADRRVFPAIDLPGSGTRREELLLPAEELDAARRLRRVLAAQPGGQTELLIERMRHTRDNAEFLRQIRQTTPGAAES
- a CDS encoding helix-turn-helix transcriptional regulator, producing the protein MESVEPAEGRPRITPAAGILIAEVAARVAELARTIRELERLVELPSSSALDEAADAAGPPADARDEQGEFELFARESNLTGREAEVLRHLLEGHSNRRISRSLHISESTVKNHLHAIFVKLDTRDRTQLIAKVYRFMAEHSVRGGPTERPRVPMQAPAARLRPVDEPSV